Genomic window (Candidatus Desulfatibia profunda):
AGAAAACCGTGGATGTTTCCTACAGCGCCTGTGGAATGCCATACAATATCGCCGATCCGGACCGGGACATTGACGATCTTGTGGTACGGCCGGCTTTGGTGTTCAGGGAAAAACTGGGCATTGATCTTTTAACGGGCCATTGCGTTGAAGCCATTGACGCGAAAGCCAAAACCGTTTCCGGATCGACCCTTGAAAACGACTTATTCACACTTCCCTATGATCAGCTGCTGATTGCAACCGGCGCTGCCTCGATCCTGCCGGATCTTCCGGGCTTTGACCTTCCTGGAGTTTTGACTTTGAAAAGTCTTGCTGACGGCAGAGCCATCAAACACTTTTTAGCGTCAAACGCCGTTCAAAAAGTGGTGATCGTGGGTATGGGGTATATCGCTTTAGAAATGTGCGAGGCCCTGCGGGCCAGAAATATCGAAGTTGCCATGGTCAAACCCGGGGACGTTTTTCTGCCCTGGATGGAACCGAGCCTGGCGGACGTGGTCAAGGCAGAGCTTGAATCCAACGGCGTGCAGCTGTATCCCGGCCGTAATTTGGAAAAGATCGAATACGCCGCCGGCAGTCTCAATGTCGTCTGCACCGATTTGACGCTGTCGGGCGACATGGTCCTGGTTGCCGTCGGCGTTAGACCCAACAGTGAACTTGCTGCAGATGCCGGTATCGAGCTGGGTGAAAAGCGGGCCATTGCGGTAAGCAGCAGTCTCAGAACTTCAGATAAAAATGTTTTTGCTGCCGGTGATTGTGCTGACGCCTTTCACGTGGTCACGGGCCAAAAAACATGGATTCCCCTGGCTTTAAGGGCCAACAGGGCCGGCTGGGCGGTTGCCGACAATGTTTGCGGCAAAGATGTTAAACTGCCGGGTATTGCCGGCACAGCCGTATTTAAAGTGTTTAATCTTGAAGTGGCCCGCACGGGCCTCAACAGCCGGGAGGCATCAGCATCCGGTTTTATGCCTGCTGAAGTGGTGATACAGTCGCGCACCCGGGCCCATGCGCACCCCGGTGCTTCAACGATTTGGGTGCAGATGGTCGGTGATAAAAAGACCGGCCGTCTGCTTGGTGTCCAGATGGTCGGCAGGGAGGGCGCCGCCCACCGGATCAATGCCCCGGCGGTAGCACTTCACGGCCGTATGACGCTGGAACAGTTCAGCCAGTCGGATATGGCCTATGCACCGCCTTTCGGCCCCGTATGGGACCCGATGCTGGTGGCGGCAAACCAGCTTATTAAAGCATTGTAGAGGAGAGGCAAATGAAAAGTTATC
Coding sequences:
- a CDS encoding FAD-dependent oxidoreductase; the encoded protein is MKFVIIGGDAAGMSAASRAKRNRPDLEVIVLEKTVDVSYSACGMPYNIADPDRDIDDLVVRPALVFREKLGIDLLTGHCVEAIDAKAKTVSGSTLENDLFTLPYDQLLIATGAASILPDLPGFDLPGVLTLKSLADGRAIKHFLASNAVQKVVIVGMGYIALEMCEALRARNIEVAMVKPGDVFLPWMEPSLADVVKAELESNGVQLYPGRNLEKIEYAAGSLNVVCTDLTLSGDMVLVAVGVRPNSELAADAGIELGEKRAIAVSSSLRTSDKNVFAAGDCADAFHVVTGQKTWIPLALRANRAGWAVADNVCGKDVKLPGIAGTAVFKVFNLEVARTGLNSREASASGFMPAEVVIQSRTRAHAHPGASTIWVQMVGDKKTGRLLGVQMVGREGAAHRINAPAVALHGRMTLEQFSQSDMAYAPPFGPVWDPMLVAANQLIKAL